The DNA region ttattttttttcaattgttctcttaacttatatttttttaaatgatgttCCTAAACTATTAGGAATAAATGTGTATGTCCAAGAATCAATCTGTCATGTAACTAATTAggaataaatattattagaatTTGATCATCATGTACtactataaaataattgattggataatatctttaattaaaatcatgGACTCATTATCATAAACTAGTATTGTATAAATTTAATCCAAATTAATCTTGATTATAAAAAACAAGAGACatccaaattcaaaaaataatagcatttattaaataaagattaataaatttcatttattaaattacacATATAGatgatatatatgtaaatataattctAAAAGTTAATAACATTACtttaaattatcaataaaaaatttataagaaaaaaaataataattttgttttacttaaaattatcataataattaataagttctttattatattttaattttggacatcttctatctattttttaaacaagATACCCAATATCTTAAGGTATTAGTTGAATAGTTATTAAGTAATGACTAATGAGTCtgagttttatttaaaacaattattttttcgaATTATTTTTCTGGGCGATAAATGAACTTAAACTAATCATTTACGCACAATATTAAAACAAGTAAATCTCTCGTGACATTTCTTTTTGATACACTTGAAACTGATCAAAACTAATTTCTTACCAGGGATATGAGTCCCTTTCATTCACATCAACACACATAACAGtaagtaattatttttccaaaaactctaaccagaaataaaaaagtaattccAAAATTAGGAGAAGCAATTGTAAAGAAGTATGGACTatggagaacaaaaaaaaaatttgctgATTATTGGGGGAAAAGAATGGGTTGGTGTGTTGGGAGAGTCAACAGTCTACTTAGACATGCGGTACATACACCatatatttgaaagaaaaaaaagcgtAGTCAGAGGAAGCATGCGCGCATCTACCTACCCACCCTTTTCAattatgcatgtatatatatatatctgagCCACTTTGCCACATTCATTCCCACCCTCATACCCTTTTCTTTCGTGCCTAGCTACTCCTTAATTACTTTCATTCTTTAATTTGCTGCAAGCTATAGCTTCATTAGttcattcacaaaattaattattacaatggTGAGTGTTGAAGAGATCCGTCAGGCACAACGTGCAGAAGGCCCTGCCACTGTCATGGCTATTGGCACCGCCACTCCTCCCAACTGCGTCAATCAGAGTACCTATCCTGACTATTATTTCCGCATCACCAACAGCGAGCACATGACCGAgctcaaagaaaaattcaaacgCATGTGTAAGATAtatatctctctctcttttatccTATCTTCATTTCATTATATAATATGCATGTTACTTATTTCCAACATATACCTTTGATTTGATTAATGATatcaatgaaatttaatttattatttcaggTGATAAGTCGATGATTAAGAAGCGATACATGTACTTAAACGAAGAGATCCTGAAGGAGAATCCCAGTGTTTGTGCTTACATGGCACCTTCGTTGGATGCAAGGCAAGACATGGTGGTTGTGGAGGTACCAAAGTTGGGAAAAGAGGCTGCAACTAAGGCAATCAAGGAATGGGGTCAACCCAAGTCCAAGATTACCCATCTCATCTTTTGCACCACTAGTGGTGTCGACATGCCTGGTGCTGATTATCAGCTCACTAAGCTATTAGGCCTTCGTCCCTCCGTCAAGCGTTACATGATGTACCAACAAGGCTGCTTTGCCGGTGGCACGGTGCTTCGTTTGGCCAAAGACCTCGCTGAAAACAACAAGGGTGCTCGCGTGCTTGTCGTTTGTTCTGAGATCACCGCAGTCACATTCCGCGGCCCAACTGACACCCATCTTGATAGCCTTGTGGGTCAAGCCTTGTTTGGAGATGGTGCAGCCGCTGTCATTGTTGGATCAGACCCCTTACCAGTTGAAAAGCCTTTGTTTCAGCTTGTCTGGACTGCCCAGACAATCCTTCCAGACAGTGAAGGGGCTATTGATGGACACCTTCGCGAAGTTGGTCTCACTTTCCATCTCCTCAAGGATGTTCCTGGACTCATCTCCAAGAATATTGAGAAGGCCTTGGTTGAAGCCTTCCAACCCTTGGGAATCTCCGATTACAATTCTATCTTCTGGATTGCACACCCTGGTGGACCCGCAATTTTGGACCAAGTTGAGGCTAAGTTAGGCCTGAAGCCTGAAAAAATGGAAGCTACTAGACATGTGCTCAGCGAGTATGGTAACATGTCAAGTGCATGCGTGCTATTCATCTTGGATCAAATGAGGAAGAAATCAATAGAAAATGGACTTGGCACAACCGGTGAAGGCCTTGACTGGGGTGTGCTATTTGGTTTCGGCCCTGGACTCACTGTTGAGACTGTTGTACTCCGCAGTGTCACTGTCCTctaatccatatatatatatatatatatatatatatatatatatatatatattgtgcaaGACCAcaaatcctttttatttttcttatttattcttAGCTATTCAGGTTGAAATTAAAGTGTACTCTATTCTCTTTTGCCTTTTTCCCTGCCTTCCTCACATGGTTCTTTATGTATTCTAGTAAATAAGAATATGTCATGTTATAAATGCAATTAAGCTTACACATTATTGATCTATACAATTGCAAAGTGAATAGCTTTTATCCAATTTCATTTGTGTTTGATTATAAATTGGACTATAGAACTGTCTGAAACCAGGTTTATGGCTTAATTGTGTAAGGAGAGTTGTCACTTGTGACAATTAACTTAGTCCCCCTTGACTTAGAATTTTCTTTGTACAAAATGTAATATAATTTCAGAACCAAAAgtcaagaatttttttattagaaactaagtgcaaagtttaaaaattaattctaactTATAACaacctaaaatatatttagtcctttttattataaaaaatagaagtttacttcttctttttttaattacgaATGATACTATTATTACTAAAGGTTGGTCAAGACCTGTACATCAAagtcaaaaaaaagaaagtaattgACGAGAAAACTCTATATCCAATCCATGTCATGAAAAGTGACACTTAACTAGCACTACAAATTTCTCGCTATTGCGGCGAGTTTGTTACAGTGGACTACAATAATGTCATGAAATGTTAATTTAGCTCAATAATTGTAGGTATGCTTTGTGTGTGTAAGACAAGCTAGGTATGCTTTGTGTGTGTAAGACAAGCTAGGTATGCTTTGTGTGAGTAAGACCATGCTTCATTCACTGATTTACAATCCATTACGAAATTCACTCTTGTAAAACACATATTAGCAACCACTCCTGTAAAAGTGacagagataaaagaaaagttgcGCATGCGTAAGATAAAACATTACACTCTCTCATCAGAGTGATAGAGATCAAaagtctaaaaataataaatccatGTCTTTTATCCCTTTCCTTTCTTCATCCTTTATACATTGTAGCTGAATTTATTTTTACCGTAAAGCTAAATATATAGGCTTATTGCTTCCTATATTAGATAAACATGGTGGTGTTACGGTGAACATTTCAAAGATAACCGGGAGATAATTAGTGAAAAAACAAGATCCGTTCATGGAGGGAGGGATTATCAAAATATTATGCCAGATGATTGAGCACAAAATCTGGCAAAAAAATCATAGAGAGAACTTTTGATCCGTGTACTCAAACTGAGTGAGGAGCCATACATTGATCGTTGTACTTAAGGTTTAGGGGTTACCTTAATCACACAGACAGTACGACGACTCATTCGGatggattaaaaattaaagttttagaAATATTGTTTATCATAGATCTCCTTGACGACTTCATTTTAACTCTCCCTTAACCGTGCTTCTTGTGGCTTCTTTGGAAGTGTCCAAACCACTTAACCGATTTTTTATTATCCTACCTTGTTGCATGTATAATCATTTCAGATTGTATCCTTTTTTGTGTAGCCACGTGCATCTTTAACATCTTCATTCTTGCATTTCTCACATTCCTTTCTCTCCTATTGTCCCTTTCTTGTGTTGTACTTGTGGGCCTCACATGATAGAAGTGGACAAATCCAAATCGTTGCTGTACAACATAATCCTTTTAAGGACAGGCATGAGATCTCACCACTTTTAATGCTTATTCCAGTTGGAAATGCTGATTCTAAAAACAAGAGAAATAACCGTTCACTTGAATACTCAACTCAAATTATACGTCATGGCCTCAAAAAAACATGACTCTAACCCTTAAAACAACCCACAATCTCTACTGTCTCTAAAGAATCATATCTTGATGAAATTCCAAAAATAGAATGGTAAAACAAGCTGTGTGAAGAAATATTATATCTAATAATGCATCAGCATCTAAATTAATATCGAATGAAAGACTAAGACATGGTACTAACTACTAAATAGCATCGATCCCACCTGACTGagttattgaattttaaaactGGATCAAATTGGAAactaagagataaaagaaacagattatttattttttgtaaaatgcaGACACATTTTCATTAACCATACAGCAATAATATGACTTACTGAGTTAGAAGGAGCTCAAGTTGTAATAGCAactataaaaatgaatataaagataaattatACTTATTCACACCTCACATCCTAAAAGCACAAAtgaatacaaatataatttgcACCAACAACAATGAAATTATCAAAACTCCTAATTActttataaactaaataaaattaaaagatattaaaagTCCTTCAAGGAAAGGTAATCAATAagtcacaaataaaaaatcctaCTCTATCTCAATTATTCAAGACACATGCTCAAAGCACACATCATATCtcgagaaagaaaaaaaaatcgacTCCTACACCTTAAAACAGACCAGAGACCAAAATCTATGCGGGGagtaaacaataataatttggtGGAATTTCCAAAAACAAAATGGATGAAAGTAGTGCATTAACACCTAAACGTAAAGCAATTTAATTGTTGGGTGAACTAGTGTTGTTTGGTGGATACTCTGACTTGTAGCAACCTCTTCCAAAGTCTTTATTAGAACATTCGAATCCGCTTATTTGGTGAGTCATGTTATTTGATGAATACGCCGGCAATATGTCTTGCATTTGTTGCATTTCATGGACTTGTTGATtagcaaaatatttaaatccacTCATTTGATGAGTCATGTTGTTTGGTGGATGCACCGGCATTTCATGGACTTGTTGATTGACAAAATATTCAGATCCATTCATTTGATGAATCATGTTGTTTGATGGATACATCGACAATATGTCTTGCATTTGTTGCATTTCATGGACTTGTTGATTCGCAAAATGTTCAAATCCACTCATTTGATGAGTCATGTTGTTTGGTGGATACACCGGCATTTCATGAACTTGTTGATTGACAAAATGTTCAAATCCACCCATTTGATGAGTTATGTTGTTTGATGGATACACCGACAATATGTCTTGCATTTGTTGTATTTCATGGACTTGTTGATTGGCAAAATATTCGAATCCACTCATTTGATGAGTCATGCTGTTTGGTGGCATTTCTTGCATTTGGTGAATTTCATGAACTGGTTGAATTTCAGGATCTGGATGAGGAGTTGAATTTTGTGTGTCATCCTGGTGAGAAATTGTATTTAAAGTAATGTCATGAatgctttttcttattttctttttggcttTTTGGCGAAGGTAGTATTTTTGAGCATGACTAGCAACTTGAGTAGAAGATTTTGTTCCAATATGTTTTGAGATGGTTATCCAGTCTCCCTTGCCAACTTCGTCAAGTGCAACTAAAAATTTCCTGTCatgaaaaaacaaatatgagatgaaaatttaataaatttttcagaCTTCATTTCAGTTCAATAAAAGATTcggaagaaaaattaaaacaacatcttaaaat from Glycine soja cultivar W05 chromosome 8, ASM419377v2, whole genome shotgun sequence includes:
- the LOC114421657 gene encoding chalcone synthase 5-like; the encoded protein is MVSVEEIRQAQRAEGPATVMAIGTATPPNCVNQSTYPDYYFRITNSEHMTELKEKFKRMCDKSMIKKRYMYLNEEILKENPSVCAYMAPSLDARQDMVVVEVPKLGKEAATKAIKEWGQPKSKITHLIFCTTSGVDMPGADYQLTKLLGLRPSVKRYMMYQQGCFAGGTVLRLAKDLAENNKGARVLVVCSEITAVTFRGPTDTHLDSLVGQALFGDGAAAVIVGSDPLPVEKPLFQLVWTAQTILPDSEGAIDGHLREVGLTFHLLKDVPGLISKNIEKALVEAFQPLGISDYNSIFWIAHPGGPAILDQVEAKLGLKPEKMEATRHVLSEYGNMSSACVLFILDQMRKKSIENGLGTTGEGLDWGVLFGFGPGLTVETVVLRSVTVL